In one Sphingobacterium daejeonense genomic region, the following are encoded:
- a CDS encoding class I SAM-dependent methyltransferase: MATFSDNFSKQASIYAQFRPSYPHELYDYLSSLTPAHDLAWDCGTGNGQSAIHLADFYEAVYASDPSEAQIKNAFDHDKVVYHVEKAEEPKLNENSVDIITVAQAIHWFDIDKFYEAAKKVLKKDGIIAVWAYAVPIVNKDIDPITQHFHDKIVGPYWPSEIKLLQQGYTTIPFPFREIEPPEFFIRKKYNLQDFLGHLLSWSATQRYIQQEEKNPLSKLKTELEPFWKDETEAKQVTWKIIMRVGKLPS; the protein is encoded by the coding sequence TATGATTATCTTAGTAGCTTAACTCCTGCCCACGACTTAGCTTGGGACTGCGGAACTGGCAATGGTCAATCCGCAATACATTTAGCTGACTTCTATGAAGCAGTTTATGCCTCTGACCCTAGTGAGGCCCAAATAAAAAATGCTTTCGACCATGATAAAGTAGTGTATCATGTAGAAAAAGCTGAAGAACCTAAGCTAAATGAGAATTCTGTAGATATTATTACGGTAGCACAGGCAATCCATTGGTTCGATATCGACAAATTTTATGAAGCAGCAAAAAAAGTCCTTAAAAAAGATGGAATAATCGCCGTATGGGCATACGCTGTACCCATTGTCAACAAAGATATTGATCCAATTACCCAACATTTCCATGATAAAATTGTTGGACCTTATTGGCCATCTGAAATCAAATTGCTCCAACAGGGATATACAACTATCCCTTTCCCTTTTCGAGAAATTGAACCACCAGAGTTTTTTATCCGAAAAAAATATAACCTGCAAGATTTCTTAGGACACTTATTGAGTTGGTCTGCTACACAAAGATATATCCAACAAGAAGAAAAGAATCCACTCTCAAAACTCAAAACTGAACTGGAACCGTTCTGGAAAGATGAAACCGAAGCAAAACAAGTGACTTGGAAAATTATTATGAGAGTCGGTAAATTACCAAGCTAG
- a CDS encoding GNAT family N-acetyltransferase, whose protein sequence is MSLEQFSGYTFRKAEPREATAIWSIIQEAIAKRKEEGSSQWQDGYPNLDVVKLDIEKGQGYVSLNEAGELTGYLALIYDGEPAYEAIADQWLTNRPFSVVHRIAVSQEKYVKGQATWMLEEAEKESLKNGFLSLKVDTNFDNVGMLRVLEKLGYVYCGEVYFRGSARKAFEKKLDE, encoded by the coding sequence ATGTCATTAGAACAATTTTCAGGGTATACATTTAGAAAGGCTGAGCCACGTGAGGCGACAGCTATATGGTCTATTATTCAAGAGGCAATAGCTAAAAGAAAAGAGGAGGGTAGCAGTCAATGGCAGGATGGCTATCCGAATTTGGATGTTGTGAAGCTGGATATCGAAAAGGGCCAAGGCTATGTTAGTTTGAACGAAGCTGGAGAACTTACGGGATATCTTGCTTTAATTTACGATGGTGAGCCTGCGTATGAAGCGATTGCTGATCAATGGTTAACAAACCGCCCATTCTCCGTTGTTCATAGAATAGCGGTAAGTCAGGAAAAGTATGTCAAAGGGCAAGCTACCTGGATGCTTGAAGAAGCCGAGAAGGAAAGTTTGAAAAATGGATTTCTGAGCTTGAAGGTGGATACGAACTTTGATAATGTAGGAATGTTGAGGGTGTTGGAGAAATTGGGCTATGTGTATTGTGGGGAGGTTTATTTTAGGGGAAGTGCAAGAAAAGCTTTTGAGAAGAAATTAGATGAATAG
- a CDS encoding NADPH-dependent FMN reductase codes for MKALIYNGALERRSTSTASKISEFLKQDLENKGIEAQIFNVADSGIPLFDFTLNSTPKSVEIMNHTFRSVDMQIWLTPLYHGSMTGVMKNCLDWLEFSAKMPQPYLSGQRVGLVCWADGVQAMQGINAMDAVAKSLRAWTLPYAVPIQKLEFYNEEFEIAQKYQERFRILNNLLVDGPVITKN; via the coding sequence ATGAAAGCTTTAATATATAATGGTGCATTAGAGAGAAGGAGCACTTCAACAGCTTCTAAAATTTCAGAATTTTTGAAGCAAGATTTAGAGAATAAAGGGATTGAGGCACAAATTTTTAATGTTGCTGATTCGGGGATTCCATTGTTTGACTTCACTCTAAATAGTACTCCCAAATCTGTTGAGATCATGAATCATACATTTCGCAGTGTGGATATGCAAATTTGGTTGACTCCATTATACCATGGTAGTATGACAGGGGTAATGAAAAATTGCTTGGACTGGTTGGAATTCAGCGCCAAGATGCCACAACCTTATTTAAGTGGACAGCGCGTAGGCTTAGTTTGTTGGGCAGATGGTGTGCAAGCTATGCAAGGGATAAATGCGATGGATGCTGTTGCGAAATCATTGCGAGCATGGACATTGCCTTACGCTGTGCCCATTCAAAAGCTTGAGTTTTATAATGAAGAATTTGAAATCGCCCAAAAATATCAGGAACGATTCAGGATTTTAAACAATCTTTTGGTTGATGGGCCAGTAATTACTAAAAACTAA
- a CDS encoding superoxide dismutase: MKYTLAPLPYKFDALEPHIDAKTMEIHHDRHHQAYVDNLNKALESSGISQELELEDIIKNISKYSAAVRNNGGGHYNHSLFWEILSGSPKVEPEGKLKEEIIKSFGSIDQLKADIKNLALGQFGSGWAWLLVKHNGALAISSTPNQDNPLMDINITTQGYPILGVDVWEHAYYLNYQNKRADYVDAFWKVLDWEAVEKNYESALSKIK, encoded by the coding sequence ATGAAATATACATTAGCACCATTACCTTATAAATTTGACGCATTGGAACCACATATTGATGCAAAAACGATGGAAATCCATCATGACCGTCATCACCAAGCTTATGTAGATAATCTAAACAAAGCTTTGGAAAGTTCAGGCATTTCTCAGGAATTGGAACTGGAGGATATAATCAAAAATATTTCAAAATATAGTGCCGCTGTACGCAATAATGGCGGAGGTCATTATAATCATAGTTTGTTTTGGGAGATTCTTTCTGGTTCACCAAAAGTTGAGCCTGAAGGTAAATTAAAAGAAGAGATCATCAAATCTTTTGGTTCTATTGACCAACTAAAGGCAGATATCAAAAATTTGGCGTTGGGTCAATTTGGTTCTGGTTGGGCATGGCTTTTAGTAAAGCACAATGGAGCATTGGCAATCTCTTCGACTCCAAATCAAGATAACCCTTTAATGGATATTAATATTACCACGCAAGGATATCCAATTTTGGGAGTTGACGTTTGGGAGCACGCGTATTATTTAAATTATCAGAACAAGCGTGCTGATTATGTTGATGCATTCTGGAAGGTGTTAGATTGGGAAGCGGTTGAGAAGAATTATGAATCAGCATTGTCAAAAATTAAATAA
- a CDS encoding GNAT family N-acetyltransferase, translating to MTQLYYRIANRSDLDRIVEIYNTTISSRMVTADLEPVSIESRENWFYEHNPNKRPLWVIEKNQEIIGWVSFQSFYGRPAYDATVEVSIYLDPNTRGQGIGKKALEFAILNAPQFGIKTLLGFIFSHNEPSLKLFQKFGFEEWANLPNIAKLDNDERGLKILGKRIAS from the coding sequence ATGACACAACTATATTACCGCATCGCAAACCGTTCTGATTTAGATAGAATCGTAGAAATTTACAACACGACTATTTCATCAAGAATGGTTACAGCAGACCTTGAACCTGTGTCAATAGAAAGCCGAGAAAACTGGTTTTATGAACATAATCCTAACAAAAGACCATTATGGGTAATTGAAAAAAATCAAGAAATTATCGGTTGGGTAAGTTTCCAATCTTTTTATGGCCGACCAGCATACGACGCAACTGTTGAAGTCAGCATCTACCTTGACCCCAATACAAGAGGACAAGGAATCGGGAAAAAAGCCCTGGAATTCGCCATACTAAATGCTCCACAATTTGGAATTAAAACCTTATTGGGATTTATATTTTCTCACAATGAACCCAGCCTAAAATTATTTCAAAAATTTGGATTCGAAGAATGGGCAAATCTTCCAAATATTGCCAAATTGGATAATGATGAACGGGGCTTGAAAATTTTAGGCAAGCGAATTGCTAGTTAA
- a CDS encoding helix-turn-helix transcriptional regulator produces the protein MKKSNSQKILMLIKMRGEIDAATISEELGITKEGARQQLIKLSEEGLVNYECKSSGVGRPFTYYSLSQAGMAKFPDSHADITVQLLKSVKTLLGENALDLLITDREKTTYARYEAKLKGSKNLEDKLNKLSKVRSDEGYMAEWKKEDDIYYFIENHCPICAAATECQQFCKAELKNFRSLLGPELKIDRIKHILADENRCVYKIENPSS, from the coding sequence ATGAAAAAAAGTAATTCGCAGAAAATATTGATGTTGATCAAGATGAGAGGTGAGATTGATGCTGCGACTATTTCAGAAGAATTAGGCATTACGAAGGAGGGTGCTAGGCAACAACTTATTAAGCTTTCTGAAGAAGGCTTGGTAAATTATGAATGCAAAAGCAGCGGTGTCGGAAGACCATTCACTTATTATTCGCTAAGCCAAGCCGGCATGGCTAAATTTCCCGACAGCCACGCCGATATAACCGTGCAATTGCTGAAATCTGTAAAAACATTGTTAGGAGAGAATGCATTAGACCTACTTATTACGGATAGAGAAAAAACTACTTATGCACGATATGAAGCCAAACTTAAAGGCTCCAAAAACCTTGAAGATAAGCTCAACAAATTGAGCAAAGTAAGATCGGATGAAGGCTATATGGCAGAATGGAAAAAAGAAGATGATATTTATTATTTCATCGAAAACCACTGCCCTATTTGTGCCGCAGCTACTGAATGCCAACAATTCTGCAAAGCTGAACTAAAGAATTTCAGGTCATTATTAGGGCCTGAACTCAAAATAGACCGAATAAAACATATTTTGGCTGATGAAAACCGTTGTGTATATAAAATAGAAAACCCTTCAAGTTGA
- a CDS encoding DUF2480 family protein, translating to MTEDFVNKVEASGILTIDLLDFKPKESSVGLDIADFLHLGLMLKEKEFKEKIIAFDWKAFSGKSVAIFCSSDAIVPSWAYMQLANSLTGIASHLDYCDVECLDLKIWQENIQNADLSQYQGEKVVVRAHQSVHPSLYVLITQRLKGVAKTIMYGEAGLPKVITKN from the coding sequence ATGACGGAAGACTTTGTAAATAAGGTAGAGGCGAGTGGAATTCTGACTATAGATTTGTTGGATTTTAAACCAAAAGAATCAAGTGTAGGATTGGACATAGCTGACTTTTTGCATTTGGGTTTGATGTTGAAAGAAAAAGAATTCAAGGAGAAAATAATTGCTTTTGACTGGAAAGCATTCAGCGGTAAATCTGTTGCTATTTTTTGTTCTTCCGATGCAATAGTTCCAAGTTGGGCATATATGCAGTTGGCAAATTCCCTGACAGGAATAGCAAGTCATTTGGATTACTGTGATGTTGAATGTTTGGATTTAAAGATATGGCAGGAGAACATTCAGAATGCTGATTTAAGCCAATATCAAGGTGAAAAAGTAGTTGTTCGTGCGCATCAATCTGTTCATCCTTCCTTATATGTTCTGATAACTCAAAGGCTAAAAGGTGTTGCTAAAACTATCATGTATGGTGAAGCCGGTCTTCCAAAAGTCATTACAAAGAATTAA
- a CDS encoding phosphoribosylpyrophosphate synthetase, producing MEARSRKSYDTLSEAVNDLQKMGYNEDFLVQEDGECLFCVGQSLELSPDEFVIDEIFRFEGMTDPGDESILFAISSKDNLIKGLVINSFGAEFSFRSSKLVEELNKRKRDI from the coding sequence ATGGAAGCAAGAAGTAGAAAAAGTTACGACACATTGAGTGAAGCTGTCAACGATCTTCAAAAAATGGGATATAATGAAGATTTTTTAGTTCAGGAAGATGGAGAATGTTTGTTCTGTGTTGGTCAATCGTTAGAATTGTCGCCTGACGAATTTGTTATTGATGAAATATTTAGGTTTGAAGGAATGACAGATCCGGGAGATGAGAGCATTTTATTTGCTATTTCTTCGAAGGATAATTTAATTAAAGGATTAGTGATCAATAGTTTTGGTGCGGAATTTAGTTTTCGATCATCCAAATTAGTTGAGGAATTAAATAAGAGAAAAAGAGATATATAA
- a CDS encoding endonuclease/exonuclease/phosphatase family protein, whose translation MEIALIIFGSFLLIFTALPFIRQDHWTFRVFEYPRIQKLILSILWVVLWAIHNDLQNITLLIFLGAIICNIVYLIYQIYPFTPIGKKQVYKASKIDDDNSLKVMISNVYEDNINYKGCLEVIHENNPDLILLLETSHKWDRETESLEKDYEHHVKVPIDNTYGMLFYSKFPIIDPEVKYLVEDQIPSIDCKVELPSGQLVQVYAVHPTPPVPNENPRSTERDKELLIVAEKAKESKLPVIVIGDLNDVAWSYTTELFLKMSELLDPRRGRGFFNTFHAKQPLLQFPLDHAFISADFKLRDLRKLDNYDSDHYPIFAHIQFEERAEDQQEENQLDATQEDKEVAAEKRNADTSDND comes from the coding sequence ATGGAAATAGCGCTAATTATTTTTGGAAGCTTTTTATTAATTTTTACAGCATTGCCTTTTATCAGGCAGGATCATTGGACTTTTCGCGTTTTTGAATATCCAAGGATTCAAAAATTAATTCTATCCATATTATGGGTGGTGCTTTGGGCAATCCACAACGACCTTCAAAACATAACCTTATTGATATTCTTAGGCGCAATTATCTGTAATATTGTCTACCTCATTTATCAAATATACCCCTTCACTCCTATTGGAAAAAAGCAAGTATACAAAGCATCTAAAATTGATGACGATAACAGCTTAAAAGTAATGATTTCAAATGTATATGAAGATAACATCAATTATAAAGGTTGCTTAGAAGTAATTCATGAGAACAATCCAGATCTTATCCTCTTATTGGAAACCAGTCACAAATGGGATCGTGAAACGGAATCCTTGGAAAAAGACTATGAACATCATGTGAAAGTTCCTATTGACAACACTTACGGAATGTTGTTTTATTCAAAATTCCCAATCATAGATCCAGAAGTCAAATATCTCGTGGAAGATCAAATCCCAAGTATAGACTGTAAAGTTGAACTTCCTAGCGGGCAGCTGGTCCAAGTATATGCCGTACATCCAACCCCTCCGGTGCCGAATGAGAATCCAAGATCAACGGAAAGAGACAAAGAGCTTTTGATCGTCGCTGAAAAAGCAAAAGAATCTAAATTGCCGGTTATAGTAATTGGTGACCTTAATGATGTGGCTTGGAGCTACACCACTGAACTTTTCCTTAAGATGAGTGAACTGTTAGACCCAAGACGCGGAAGAGGATTTTTTAATACATTTCATGCCAAACAACCTCTACTTCAATTCCCATTAGATCATGCTTTTATCTCAGCAGATTTTAAATTGAGAGACCTGAGAAAATTGGACAATTACGATTCAGATCATTATCCTATATTTGCACATATTCAGTTCGAAGAAAGAGCTGAAGATCAGCAGGAAGAAAACCAATTAGATGCAACTCAAGAAGATAAAGAAGTAGCTGCAGAAAAAAGAAACGCCGACACCTCGGATAATGATTAA
- a CDS encoding SusD/RagB family nutrient-binding outer membrane lipoprotein yields the protein MLALTVVSCSKDTFNEINTDPNRPATVPTPSLLLSAERQVMNALRSESINFRGAQLFAQYFSQNIYTDQSRYLISAGYSDEYWTNTYKALNNLNEIIILNEEESTKIQAQANGAGANSTQIAISRILKSFAFHSLTDVFGDIPYESYGNKDADFEALKRNPDILTPKYASQEKIYKDILNELKSAADTLAKYKSGITFGNSDIIYQGKNEKWFKFANSLRLRLANRILSKDRALATQHIQDAIEKGVFTSNDDNAGFVYSTGSPYEAPLFRATVTANRKDFAVSKVLVDVLKGEKGPFKFADPRLSKYAKPNSKNVYKGQPYGLPLAAGNLFPIDSVSLPGEVINKANANEVLQEYAEVEFLISEFKGWEQSSYEKGVKASLERWGASAAEVSTYLGKLPAANKENVLSQKYLALYGQGIESWSEIRRTGYPLFLVKKGDVVWSGTIEGKPVSYTFVPEIGSEIPSRLVYPLKEQSTNKANYQSALGNQGDDVQFTKLWWNR from the coding sequence TTGTTGGCATTGACTGTTGTTTCATGTTCCAAAGATACTTTTAATGAAATCAATACGGACCCTAATAGACCGGCCACAGTGCCAACTCCAAGTTTGTTGTTGTCGGCAGAGCGTCAAGTGATGAATGCCTTGAGAAGTGAATCGATCAATTTCCGTGGGGCACAATTATTTGCTCAATATTTCAGCCAAAATATTTATACTGATCAATCAAGATATTTGATTTCAGCAGGATACTCTGATGAATATTGGACTAATACCTATAAAGCATTGAACAACCTGAATGAGATTATCATTTTGAATGAGGAAGAGAGCACTAAAATTCAGGCTCAAGCAAATGGCGCTGGCGCTAATAGCACCCAAATTGCAATTTCAAGGATTTTGAAATCATTTGCCTTTCATTCTTTAACGGATGTATTTGGTGATATTCCTTATGAGTCTTATGGCAATAAAGATGCAGACTTTGAAGCATTAAAAAGAAATCCAGATATTCTTACACCGAAGTATGCTTCGCAGGAGAAGATTTACAAAGATATCCTGAATGAGTTGAAAAGCGCTGCTGATACCTTGGCGAAATATAAGTCGGGCATTACCTTCGGTAATTCGGATATTATTTACCAAGGAAAGAATGAAAAGTGGTTTAAATTTGCGAATTCCTTGCGTCTTAGACTTGCGAACAGGATTTTGAGTAAAGACCGAGCATTGGCAACTCAACATATTCAAGATGCTATTGAAAAAGGTGTGTTTACCTCAAATGATGATAATGCAGGCTTTGTATATTCGACTGGTTCACCTTATGAAGCGCCTTTATTTAGAGCTACCGTTACAGCAAACAGAAAAGACTTTGCCGTTTCCAAAGTACTGGTTGATGTTTTAAAAGGTGAAAAGGGTCCATTCAAGTTTGCTGATCCTAGGTTAAGTAAATATGCAAAACCAAATAGCAAAAATGTCTATAAGGGACAACCATATGGTTTGCCTTTAGCAGCAGGTAATTTATTCCCTATAGATAGTGTTTCTTTGCCTGGAGAAGTGATCAATAAAGCGAATGCAAATGAGGTTCTGCAGGAATATGCTGAAGTTGAATTCTTGATTTCAGAATTTAAGGGTTGGGAGCAAAGTAGTTACGAAAAAGGTGTTAAGGCATCTTTGGAGCGTTGGGGTGCTTCAGCTGCTGAGGTTAGCACTTATTTGGGCAAATTGCCGGCTGCCAATAAAGAGAATGTGCTTTCGCAGAAATACCTGGCTCTTTATGGACAAGGAATTGAGTCATGGTCTGAAATAAGAAGGACAGGATATCCATTGTTCTTGGTGAAAAAAGGTGATGTGGTATGGAGTGGTACTATAGAAGGAAAGCCAGTTTCATATACTTTTGTTCCTGAGATAGGCAGTGAAATTCCAAGCAGATTAGTTTATCCTTTGAAAGAACAGAGCACAAATAAAGCAAACTATCAATCGGCTTTGGGAAATCAAGGAGATGATGTTCAGTTTACGAAATTGTGGTGGAATAGGTAG
- a CDS encoding class I SAM-dependent methyltransferase has translation MNDQDNYKEINKKLWNEKTKAHVDTEFYDNKGFLAGKNSLNPVEVNLLGDIKGKKILHLQCHFGQDTLSMARMGAQTTGLDLSDQAIDVAKNLNSQLGLNSEFICSDVYDAPDSLNEQFDIVFTSYGTIGWLPDIDKWAAVINRCLKPGGKLVFVEFHPVVWMFDYDFTKFNYSYFNDGAIIETNEGTYADRKADISTKEVSWNHPLSEVFQGLIKNNMSIKSFEEFDYSPYNCFNNTIEIEPNKFQIKGLQGIIPMLYAITAVKK, from the coding sequence ATGAATGATCAGGATAATTACAAGGAAATAAATAAAAAACTTTGGAACGAAAAGACCAAAGCTCATGTTGATACAGAATTCTATGACAACAAAGGATTCCTAGCAGGAAAAAATAGCCTAAACCCAGTAGAAGTAAACCTATTAGGGGATATAAAAGGCAAGAAAATCCTCCATCTACAATGTCATTTTGGACAAGACACGCTTTCCATGGCACGAATGGGAGCTCAAACAACAGGATTGGATCTATCTGACCAAGCTATTGATGTTGCCAAAAATCTCAATAGTCAATTGGGGCTCAATTCTGAATTCATCTGTTCGGATGTATATGACGCCCCGGATTCTCTGAATGAACAATTTGATATAGTATTTACGAGCTATGGAACTATAGGATGGTTGCCTGATATTGACAAATGGGCAGCAGTTATCAATAGATGCCTTAAACCTGGTGGAAAATTAGTATTCGTTGAGTTTCATCCTGTAGTATGGATGTTTGATTATGATTTCACAAAATTCAACTATTCCTACTTCAATGATGGTGCAATTATAGAAACTAATGAAGGAACTTACGCCGACCGAAAGGCAGACATTTCAACCAAAGAAGTGTCTTGGAATCATCCCTTATCCGAAGTGTTCCAAGGCTTGATCAAAAACAATATGTCAATAAAATCATTCGAAGAATTTGATTATTCACCATATAACTGCTTCAATAATACAATTGAGATCGAACCCAACAAATTCCAGATCAAAGGACTTCAAGGCATAATACCGATGTTGTATGCTATAACAGCAGTTAAGAAATAA